The genomic stretch CTTCTTTCATGTTGTTTATAGGATAATATGACATGTATAAATTACGATGAATGAACTTTCTCCTGGTTTATGGATTATATAAGTGTATGGATTATTGATTAGTGTATTTTAATACACCATATTTAAATTTGTTCTAAGGAATTTTTCTATGACTTGTTGTTGTTATTTCACTGTTTTTAGTGTGTTTCCTAAGTttaacttatttatgtttttattttaattcaattaattATTTTTTGAATAAGTGATAATTTTACACCTTCTTGCTATATAtatcataacttgagctacgagaATTAGATTGACACATTCTAATATGCGTTGAAAAGATGAGAGGATAAGCTACAAGTTTCGTGTTGAAATCAAAAACTAACTCGGAATGCATAAGGGTCGAATTATTTGTTTCATCTCCATACTTGATAAAATAATCAATTTTTGGCcattttttatgtttttcggGTCGGATGCTTTTAGGGTCCGATTTTCTTTATTATTTAAGCTAAACTAGCATTAGAAAAAGTAGACACTTTATAGGAATTAGAGAGAGCATTGAGATTACATGGCCGGCTAAACTCTGAGGTTAATCTACTGTTTCACAATTTTATCAAGACTTCGATGTTattatattatcattttttaTTCAATTCAATTCAATCTTGTTTTTTGTATTCTTGTTTGTTTAATTCGAATTGCATATAATAGTGTTGATTAAATTTGATCTTCAGTTGTCATGCCTTAATACGGAAAATAGGAATATAATTCACATGTGTGAGACAACGAGTGTTGCTTAAACCAAAATCCCCCATTTTTTTGTTTATTTCCTTTGTTTAAATTAACTTAGAATCCTTGCGATACGACTCGAGTGTCGCTTTCTTATTCTACACTTTATTTACTCATTTTTGACATGTGTGAGACAACGAATCAATTATAGAAGTGAAATTTTTTGCTTCTGTTATAAATGGTTTGTGTTGCTTTGAAGAAAAACTACAACGAAAGGATGAAACAGAAGTGAAAGCTGCAAACTTATGTGAAAGACACAGAATGACATTCATTCAAATTTAACACAAGTTTACCGTTTTTACTCCAGCTTCATCCTCTTTTCATTATAATTCCACTCTAAGACAAGTAAATCATTTCTTCATTTTCATTCTCCACGAATCTTTTCAATAAAAGGTACGTTTGTGAATCATTTTATGAGTTGATATGTTGTTCTTCTTCAAAATATTTGTCttgttgatttttttttgtttatagtgtggttgtttgtgttattgttaATAACCTAGAATATGAGTTTATTATGTCCTAGATGAGCTTATTTCGATCGGCCAACATGCAAGAACAATACATTGGTAAGTCCATATGAGTTTATTATATCGTATGTAGATTGCTTATTTCCCTAACCCCCTTACTGAGCATACATTCATTTAAATTGATTTggaaaataataattttaaaattaagtTATATTTAAAAACCAACTTAGATCATCAATGTTTTTTGAATTGCATGCAACTCGTAATCCATCTATCGctttttaaaatataaaatttagTCAAATGTCCCAAGTTCTTGAAAACAATGATTCTTCTCTTCTAGTTTTTTTTTTGCCAAGCATCAAATTTATTGAGAAAGGTTGATTCATCGTCATCACTATCATCACAATAATCATCATCATTATTTAAGATAATGAACGATAGTGCTGATGATGAATCTGAATTAGTCAATAAATTGATGATTTTCTAAATAAACTAGAAAAGAAGGAACCATTACTTTGAAGAACTAGAGGCATTAAACCAAATTCTATATGATAAAGAGTGAGATGAATTACGAGATGCATGGAATTCGGAAAAAAATTGATCATTTAAGTTGgttttcaagaataatttaattttttatattattatcTTCTAAATCAATTTGAATAATTGTATATGTTTATTGAGAGGTAGAAAAAATAAGCAATTcacatattttataataaactcatATATACATATCATCACGGTAGAAACTTATAACCATGATGAAATgttaattttataaatattttaattaaatttttgcTGCTGAGTTCAAACTCGTGacatatgtatatatatatatatatatatatatatatatatatatatatatatatatatatatatatatatatatatatatatatatatatatatatatatatatatatcacaatGATTATTTAAGATAACTATTGTGATTAGTAGAATACTACCTAGTCTATTATTACGGTCAGACACTCGTGTTGAAAAATAACATACTTACAATCATATCCTACTTTATTTTAGTTGATCAACCGTGATGGTATCACTTTACCAACCATAATGAAAGGGTTTTTACCTAGTATTGTAATAAATAAAGAATCATATTTTAAATTATATGACTGTTATTCATTTAGTTGATAAGATATCTTCAAAAGATTTGGGCTAGTGGTAAAATAGAAATGTTTTGTACTTGGAAATTTTGGATTTAAACTCCACTAATAAATTTGGAGAAATTTAAATGTAAATCATTTTCTATAGTCTTCCGAACCATTATTCGATGGTTGATAATAATGTTTTGAACCCAACTTGTCACACTTACAAGAGTAGCACCAAAAGAAAACAATATACCTTTTCCACTCACTTGTCCACTTGGTTCTATTTCTTTCTCTCATTGGGACACAAAAGATGAGACATTGGATTATTCTTTTAAATCTTTATTTAACCTTGTGAAATCCAGGTGCCACTCGCCCCATTCTGCTTCGAATAAAGTGGAATTAAAATGGACCCTAATTGATTATAAAGCCAGATTGCATTAAATTAAGTAATGCACAAAAAGACATAGTGATGAGTGGAGaaaaagagataaaaacacaTCAACTACTATAATAGTTTATTCAAACTTTTATTAAAGCCAGATACCATATCAATTCTACCTTATTAGCTGCTCTATATATATTCCCTTATCAAGTTCTAAAGAACCAACTCATCAACTTCCACAACAAAAAACATGTATGCTTCTACTTCCTTTACTTCATCACTCCTCCATGAACTTCTTGTGGAATCTCACACAAGAAGGTTACTTTTCCAAGGCCCTATTGATCATCAATCATTAACAACCTCCCATGTTCTCAcacacaacaattcaacaaaCATATATTTTGGTCTTAGCGAAACTGATGCAAATGTTGTCATGATACTTGCAGTTCTAATATGTGCTCTTATTTCCTCACTTGTATTAAACTTCATCATAAGGTGTGCTTTAAGGTTTTCAAACGTAGCCATCAACAATAACGCTTCTTCGAGTTCGAGCAGCAACTCTTCACCTCAATCGGTCAACAAAGGAATCAAAAAGAAGGCTCTCAAGACATTCCCAACAGTGAGTTATTCAACTGAACTGAAATTACCTAGTTTAGATACGGAGTGTGCGATATGTCTCTCAGAGTTTACAAAGAGTGAGAAGGTGCGCATTTTGCCGAAATGCAACCATGGTTTCCATGTCCGTTGCATTGACAAATGGCTAAAGGCACACTCATCATGCCCCAAGTGCAGACAGTGCCTCCTCGAGACTTGTCGAAAGATTGTTGGATCGGAAGCACCACCACCTATGTTGTCGGTGCCAGAAACTATTATAACGATTCAACCACTAAACCGTGAAGCTGTTGAGCGTAGCTATAGGGAAGAAAGCAGATAAATAAATGTTCATTACAGTTTGAAACCTTAAGTTGAGCCCAAATGTAAATATACATTAGTCAAAATTTTGAGTGGAATTGTATTTTAATAAACATGTGcaataaataattatttgaaCCAATAATATAAATGCCTTCATTTAAATAGATTTACAAATCAAGTGATTTTATGTAGATAATAATCTAGATAAGAGATTTTTAGTAAATTTTTGGGATAAGAAATAAATGATTGCTTTTCATTTTAACAAAATATAAAAGGATTAATGTATATTATTTAAATTTATAGTGCACGCTCGCCTGGACGGAACTATACACGTTATATTATCACACTCATGTCCTTTTAGTTTTATGTGAGTTGGTCTCTTGCATTAAACAGACTAATGTTTTTTAAATAGTTGCGGTTTTTTTAAGTTAATTACACGATTCAGTTTTTAAGATCGTTTTCCTAAACATATATTGTTTTATACCATACTATCTATATACTATACTAATATGTACCATATATTATATATTATCTAATAATATCatataaatattaaatatttaaaatttgttttattCAGAGCTTTTCCTTACTTTTTAAACGtttaagaaaaataataaaaattaacTCCTAATAAAAAAACTCAACAACtaattttgaatttttattttccttttttaattttgttttcaCCTTTTGTTTTAAAGAGAGAGAGGAGAAAGTCATTATGTCAGACTGACTCAAAGGAATGGGCGCCGCCTGTGGTTGTCATCGAGGTGGCGGCGGCCCGATAGAGTGGTTGGCACGTGGGAGGCgaagatatatatatatatatatatatatatatatatatatatatatatatatatatatatatatatatatatatatatatatatatatatatatatatatatatatatatatatatatatataagtatTAATGATGGAAATGTGAATTTTATAATTGACGCAATCAAATCAAATCAATGTATTGAGTTAAAAAGTGTTATACAAAAATAGTTGTTGAAGATCCACTTCTACGAATAATAATGAACTAGATTAAGACTCGCACGCGGTTGTATATTAGTTTATTCGTTTTTATtgaattttaaatatatttagaaattattttgaaaaacatGATTACTAAATTTATATTACAGTAATTTATCGTGAGTTATAATTAAGACAATGATATAAATTAATCGCATATAAACATATGAGATTAATTATTATGCACTGTCAGTATAAAAAGTTTTACACAATCGATTCATTACCATCACtcgtttgcattactttatagatttttaaaataaaaatcaaacttaTTTCAACATCCAACGACTATGATTAACTGACGGAATAAAATCATTTTACACTatcagtgtatttcaattaaattctaaaaatataccgtttatttgaaaggaaaatacatACTTGTAAATTGAGAATGACATTCGTAATTAGctttgcaaatttaaataactataaaatgatttttgttttattttgattctcatgtcgttttagtagttatctttaatttgtatatttaatttCAAGTTGTTAAAGGAGTGTATTCTCAGtgttaaacaaaattaaaagtttatttgcaaatattatcaaataaaactttattagctttataaaatttatatttattattgTCAAATTTTAGTTATTTAATGAATAAAGGGTTGAAAATTCTAGTTgctatattaatttaattgttttttaaataattatttaaattttataatgggattgtaaaaatttatctgatcttgttagatcatttttgttaaaaataataaaaataataattgtCTTCGTCTTTTCTAAGGTTCGAACCCGTCACCTCCAATGaagattaaatattgtatttgtctatTTCAAAAGTGAAAATAAGATTTTGGAGGTGTCACGTAGGACTATAGGATGATGTGACACAAATGGAATAAAATTGTTAATATGTATCGTAATAAATCTGATGCTTCAGGTTTAATATATTATACCGATTATATTTAATCATAAAAATTTGATAATAAATGATATGGTCGTATGATgaatttttaaatatttaattataaatactattaaaatttaaagaaaataGATTGTGCACTAATAGTGTAAATTATTTTTACACTGTCAACCAATGACAATCATGTATCCCGTCAAATCAGctattaaattttaaattatttatatgatTTGACACTTTGAAGTATTTTGATTGGATGCATGTGTAATActtttttacactgacagtgcacTACCATTAAACTCTAAAATTTATACAAAAAGTTtgaaataaaatttaaaaattataataaataatCACTCAGAAGATATGAAATTGTTGGATCTCCAGTCACTCTCAGATGAAATAAGGGGGCGTGAGTCCCAGAGGGATTCAAACCCTTATTGTTGGTCATGTTTGATTATCGCATTGACCCCTACAAGCATGTTGTCTCTATCAACACAGAGATAGCCATCATATGACCATCTGACTCCCTGAAGTGCAAGTTGTTATATGACACCTTCAAGGATGTTGTCCTTAGATGGTATATGAGTTTTCCCCTACATTCATCACCAATTATCAGGAGTTGATAAGAAAGCTTGTAGACCAATTTTCCGTTTGTAACACCCTAAATCCCAAACACTTATTTATAAAGTGATTAGAGTAATTTTCTCAAAAGGgtgtgtcatacggtgaactgacttggggtgttttgttttttatcgcaatgtcgcggatagcaagagtcgccaccgacttttcttttatccaataaggaaaggtggaaaagaacaggaaagacctcaatagattttgggttcgggaggtacattatacaaagggaaggtattagcaccctttgtatccatggttatccatgggctcttaattgctggatcacttatatttttgtctgaaaagtgttcgtgaattgtttaaaaaaatgtttcgaaaagagagtttaactttgtaatgattctcgtatgaatgtatacaaagtatttatctcgtttgatttggaaaacggtttagaaaaatgtaacttggtaatgattctagtatgaatgtataccaagtggtgattttctaggatttgcaaagtgtgaggggtgggaaatgttttaggttatgatccagcaattgagagttataccttcctaaggtcgttatgaacgtttcctatccttatgggggtaaaactgtccttactattgagaagtaagtaattttatcctttggatgtttaagggtcaccgtagggtcatcgataggtcattgaaggcaacagttgtaaggataccttagcattcgaagggacgatcatcatttaaccgtaggctacaccgaagggtcatcgagggacaaaatcgtattttcgaaggcaacatccgagggactatgatttattttatgatgatttaaccgaagggccgttgctaagtgtatccctacattcgcgggacatgaccgttataccgtaataccgtaaggcagcaaagagaggtccaagatcacttatttaaaggtcatattttaaagtcaattaagtaattaagtccatactaaaatcaatacattaaaattaatacattaaaattaatacattaaaattaacacattaaaattaattaagcaatttagggtgagtctccccaagggtatcccacaaataaagtggaagacctaaacggcgatcttttttctgggacatatgaacctttgcaaaattcaacaaacgggttagcataccaaatccgggtgcaatcgaggattacaccgtaAAATAAAAACAGCAGCAAGACAACAGtgtataattaacatagaatcgaccagatacgcataagacataacaaacaaagtattggcggctgcccttgttcgcctctgcttcgcctagcgaaggtctagcgaacactcgctgcgtgctcgcttagcgatgtgctagcgagcggctgcgggttttgaatttcagaacagtatgacttcaacctgcggcatggcttatggcatccaacacataattatatggttcaacattcacaatatccaggcacacttaaattcacatgcaaaacctcaaatatgtttatgaattcaattatattatcacatgcaagttaagaacataaagcggtatcacatgcaaattaagaaaataacacgataatagtaatgcaaacctgtttgcaatcgaattgcaaccttgaattggcgagccggattgagttgggcggcagtagcttcggggcggggaagcggccttcagggtttcttcactcggaactctctaaagtagcctccagggtttccgtgccagggtttccgtccgtcttcctctgtttttccTCCCTCCCTTTTTTCgttactgaagtgctggtatttataatgccctttttcatgacctaatgggctcagaatgaagcccgaaatttttgttgtctgtcagcctcgctaggcgagctggtagcgaacgtttgcttcgctaggcgagcgtgtagcgaacgttcgcta from Lathyrus oleraceus cultivar Zhongwan6 chromosome 7, CAAS_Psat_ZW6_1.0, whole genome shotgun sequence encodes the following:
- the LOC127105780 gene encoding RING-H2 finger protein ATL78; this translates as MYASTSFTSSLLHELLVESHTRRLLFQGPIDHQSLTTSHVLTHNNSTNIYFGLSETDANVVMILAVLICALISSLVLNFIIRCALRFSNVAINNNASSSSSSNSSPQSVNKGIKKKALKTFPTVSYSTELKLPSLDTECAICLSEFTKSEKVRILPKCNHGFHVRCIDKWLKAHSSCPKCRQCLLETCRKIVGSEAPPPMLSVPETIITIQPLNREAVERSYREESR